Proteins from a genomic interval of Heteronotia binoei isolate CCM8104 ecotype False Entrance Well chromosome 5, APGP_CSIRO_Hbin_v1, whole genome shotgun sequence:
- the LOC132571321 gene encoding zinc finger protein 420-like has protein sequence MSLAQSSDFQSHQCIHTGEKPYICLECGKSFARSSDLTTHQRIHTGEKPYECLVCGKSFAHSSQLKSHQRIHTGEKPYECLVCGKSFTQSSHLKSHLRIHTGEKPYECLVCGKNYAQSSELKSHQRIHTGEKPYKCLNCEKSFAQSSHLTKHQRIHTGEKPYKCFECEESFSCSSQLTKHQCSHTEEKPYKCLDCEKTFAESDTFSAHRRIHTGEKPYTCLDCGKRFAQSSEFTHQCIHPREKPYKCVVCGKSFVCTSQLTKHLRIHTGEKPYKCPDCGKSFAQSAHVAAHQRIHTGEKPYTCLECGKCFARTSQLTTHQRVHTGEKPYECYECGKNFAHSSQLRSHQRIHTGEKPYECWECGKSFTQSSHLKSHQCIHTGEKPYKCLDCGKSYAQSSKLISHQRIHTGEKP, from the coding sequence ATGAGCTTAGCTCAGAGTTCAGACTTTCAGTCCCATCAATGTATCCACACTGGGGAAAAACCATATatatgcttggagtgtggaaagagctttgctcGGAGTTCAGACCTTACTACCCATCAACGtatccacactggagagaaaccatatgaatgcttggtgtgtggaaagagctttgctcATAGTTCACAACTTAAATCCCATCAACGTATCcatactggggagaaaccatatgaatgcttggtgtgtggaaagagctttactcAGAGTTCTCATCTTAAATCCCATCTACGCAtccacaccggggagaaaccATACGAATGCTTGGTTTGTGGAAAGAACTATGCACAAAGTTCAGAGCTTAAATCCCATCAACgtatccacactggggagaaaccgtATAAATGCTTGAATTGTGAAAAGAGCTTTGCTCAGAGTTCACACCTTACTAAACATCaacgaatccacacaggggagaaaccatataaatgctttgaGTGTGAAGAGAGCTTTTCTTGTAGTTCACAGCTTACTAAACATCAGTGTagtcacacagaggagaaaccatataaatgcttggattgTGAAAAGACATTTGCTGAGAGTGACACCTTTAGTGCCCATCgacgaatccacacaggagagaaaccatatacatgcttggattgtggaaagagatttgctCAGAGCTCAGAATTTACTCATCAGTGTATCCACCCtagggagaaaccatataaatgtgtggtttgtggaaagagctttgttTGTACTTCACAACTTACTAAACATCTACgtatccacactggggagaaaccatataaatgcccggactgtggaaagagctttgctcAGAGTGCACATGTTGCTGCCCATCaacgaatccacacaggggagaaaccatatacatgtttggagtgtggaaaatgCTTTGCTCGGACTTCACAGCTTACTACCCATCAACGTGTCCACACTGGTGAGAAGCCATATGAATGCTATGAGTGTGGAAAGAACTTTGCTCATAGCTCACAACTTAGATCCCATCAACgtatccacacaggagagaaaccatatgaatgctgggagtgtggaaagagctttactcAGAGTTCACATCTTAAATCTCATCAATgcatccacactggggagaaaccatataaatgtttggATTGTGGAAAGAGCTATGCTCAGAGTTCAAAGCTTATTTCCCATCAACgtatccacactggggagaaaccataa